In the genome of Methylophaga nitratireducenticrescens, one region contains:
- a CDS encoding sigma-70 family RNA polymerase sigma factor — protein sequence MPPTQLETIYKDHHNWLRGWLYQKVGCDQRAADLAQDTFVRLLQAQHKQTDFTPEQPRAYLRTVANGLVIDYFRRRSLENAYQNALANMPEITMISEEERLLIRETLEQLDALINRLPARVKTIFLLSQLEGLTYAQIAKLTDVSLSTVKRDMQQAFIHCLTLLW from the coding sequence ATGCCTCCAACACAATTGGAAACCATTTATAAAGACCATCATAATTGGCTTCGGGGATGGCTATATCAAAAAGTTGGTTGCGATCAGCGTGCCGCGGATCTGGCGCAAGATACGTTTGTTCGTTTATTGCAGGCTCAACACAAACAAACAGACTTTACTCCAGAACAGCCTCGGGCCTATCTGCGTACCGTTGCCAACGGGCTGGTGATTGATTACTTTCGTCGTCGATCACTGGAAAATGCCTATCAGAATGCCTTGGCTAATATGCCGGAAATCACCATGATTTCGGAAGAAGAACGGCTGTTAATTCGTGAAACTCTGGAGCAGCTGGACGCTCTGATAAACCGGTTGCCAGCGCGTGTCAAAACCATCTTCCTGTTATCGCAGCTGGAAGGGCTGACATATGCACAGATTGCTAAACTGACCGACGTTTCATTAAGTACGGTAAAACGCGATATGCAACAGGCGTTTATTCACTGCCTGACATTATTATGGTGA